A genomic window from Thioalkalivibrio sp. ALJ12 includes:
- a CDS encoding multifunctional CCA addition/repair protein has protein sequence MQTYLVGGAVRDRLLGRPVHERDYVVVGSTPEAMEAAGFRPVGRDFPVFLHPETHEEYALARTERKTARGYHGFQFNASPEVTLEADLERRDLTINAMAEDADGHLIDCYNGQADLEARLLRHVSPAFAEDPVRLLRVARFAAQLEPWGFRVADDTRELMRELVTSGEVDALVPERVWAECEKALKSPAPRRFIEVLREAGALARLFPEIECLFGVPQPARYHPEIDTGVHTLMVLDQATRLSESPEVRFAALVHDLGKGNTDPEILPSHHGHEERGVVLIRALAERLRIPNRYRELAVRVARYHGLVHRVFELRPKTVMKLVDGLDALRRPDNVEPFLLAVEADFRGRTGWQDKPYPQADAVRRAVAAAQGVDVQTLMAEGHKGKALGEALERARIRAIEDALHTAPNP, from the coding sequence ATGCAGACCTATCTCGTCGGGGGCGCGGTGCGCGACCGGCTGCTGGGGCGCCCGGTGCATGAACGCGACTACGTGGTGGTGGGCTCCACGCCCGAGGCCATGGAGGCTGCCGGCTTCCGCCCGGTGGGGCGGGATTTCCCGGTCTTTCTGCACCCCGAGACGCACGAGGAATATGCGCTGGCGCGCACCGAGCGCAAGACCGCGCGCGGCTACCACGGCTTCCAGTTCAATGCCTCGCCCGAGGTCACGCTGGAGGCCGACCTCGAACGGCGTGACCTGACCATCAACGCGATGGCGGAGGACGCCGACGGCCATCTGATCGACTGCTACAACGGCCAGGCCGACCTCGAGGCGCGCCTGCTGCGTCACGTCTCGCCCGCCTTCGCCGAGGACCCGGTGCGACTGCTGCGCGTGGCCCGCTTTGCCGCACAACTGGAGCCATGGGGCTTTCGGGTCGCCGATGACACGCGGGAGCTGATGCGCGAGCTGGTCACCTCCGGCGAGGTCGATGCGCTGGTACCGGAGCGCGTCTGGGCCGAGTGCGAAAAGGCCCTGAAGAGCCCGGCCCCGCGCCGCTTCATCGAGGTGCTGCGCGAGGCCGGGGCGCTGGCCCGCCTGTTCCCCGAGATCGAATGCCTGTTCGGCGTCCCGCAGCCGGCGCGCTACCACCCGGAGATCGATACCGGCGTGCATACCCTGATGGTGCTGGACCAGGCCACCCGCCTGTCCGAGTCCCCGGAGGTCCGCTTCGCTGCGCTGGTCCACGACCTCGGCAAGGGCAACACCGACCCCGAGATCCTGCCCAGCCACCACGGCCACGAGGAGCGCGGGGTCGTACTGATCCGCGCACTGGCCGAGCGCCTGCGCATCCCCAACCGCTACCGCGAACTGGCCGTGCGGGTCGCGCGCTATCACGGACTGGTGCACCGGGTCTTCGAGCTGCGCCCGAAGACGGTGATGAAACTCGTAGACGGGCTCGATGCCCTGCGCCGGCCGGACAACGTCGAGCCCTTCCTGCTCGCGGTGGAGGCAGATTTTCGCGGGCGCACCGGCTGGCAGGACAAGCCCTATCCCCAGGCCGATGCGGTGCGCCGCGCCGTGGCGGCCGCGCAGGGGGTCGACGTCCAGACCCTGATGGCCGAGGGGCACAAGGGCAAGGCCCTCGGCGAGGCCCTGGAGCGTGCGCGTATCCGGGCGATCGAGGATGCCCTCCACACCGCCCCGAACCCGTAG
- a CDS encoding protein-L-isoaspartate O-methyltransferase, with product MDFALARMNMVEQQVRPWDVLDMRVLDVMETLPRERFMPDAYKALAYADSEIPLGHGAHTLPPVVIGRLLQAAAAQPTETVLEIGTGSGYVTACLARLAAHVDSIERIDELRLNARNTLVDLGLENASLRTATVTPEWAPPRERYDVIVLTGAMTEYNDFLERYLTLGGRLFVITGDGPIMQANLITRTTEDSVRHDVLFETRVEPLVGFEPKPAFEF from the coding sequence ATGGATTTCGCCCTGGCCCGGATGAACATGGTTGAACAGCAGGTCCGTCCCTGGGACGTGCTGGACATGCGTGTACTGGACGTGATGGAAACGCTTCCACGCGAACGCTTCATGCCGGACGCCTACAAGGCCCTGGCGTACGCCGACTCCGAAATCCCGCTCGGCCATGGCGCGCACACCCTGCCACCGGTGGTGATCGGCCGCCTGCTGCAGGCCGCCGCCGCGCAGCCGACCGAGACGGTGCTGGAGATCGGTACCGGCTCCGGCTATGTCACCGCCTGCCTGGCACGCCTGGCCGCGCACGTCGACTCCATCGAGCGCATTGACGAACTGCGCCTGAATGCGCGCAATACGCTGGTCGACTTGGGGCTGGAGAACGCCAGCCTGCGCACCGCCACCGTGACCCCCGAGTGGGCTCCGCCGCGCGAGCGCTATGACGTGATCGTGCTGACCGGCGCGATGACCGAATACAACGACTTCCTCGAACGCTACCTGACCCTGGGTGGCCGGCTGTTCGTGATCACCGGTGACGGCCCGATCATGCAGGCCAACCTGATTACCCGCACCACCGAGGACAGCGTCCGCCACGACGTGCTGTTCGAGACGCGTGTGGAGCCGCTGGTCGGTTTCGAACCGAAACCCGCGTTCGAATTCTGA
- a CDS encoding TolC family outer membrane protein yields MNRSVKRIFSTLATAGIALLVASPAPAASLLEVYERAATEDAELRAAKAEYRSVLENRPIARSAFLPQITGDAEAGAFYNNYRNRDSFDGRQTSFGVSLMQSLYDRRNFIELTQADLEIARAEAELDAARQDLILRVSEAYFDVLVAQETLAFREAELEAIGRQLEQTERRFEVGLIASTDVKEAQAQRDIAVAERIAAENQLDVAREQLAVITNTYWDELDVLREDAELTPPEPADAQAWVDIALENNLELAAQRLTTETAREQIQRQRAEGQPRLNLNASVSENRFHGIDDGGAGAQGVGPLFNEGTEAQVGVRLEVPFYTGGRVSALTRQAREDFQAAQEGQSLVERRTTQDTRNAYLSVIANSSRVRALEQALISTQAAFESAEAGFEVGTRTQVDVLLALREVFRAERDYAEARYGFLTDSLRLQRAAGRLSVADLESINQLLER; encoded by the coding sequence ATGAACCGGTCCGTCAAACGTATTTTTTCCACGCTGGCGACTGCCGGCATCGCCCTGCTGGTGGCCAGTCCGGCCCCGGCCGCCAGCCTGCTTGAGGTCTACGAGCGCGCCGCGACGGAAGACGCCGAGCTGCGCGCGGCCAAGGCCGAGTACCGCAGCGTGCTCGAGAACCGCCCGATCGCGCGCTCCGCGTTCCTGCCGCAGATCACCGGTGACGCCGAGGCCGGCGCCTTCTACAACAACTATCGCAACCGGGACAGCTTCGACGGACGCCAGACCAGCTTTGGCGTATCGCTGATGCAGAGCCTCTACGACCGCCGCAATTTCATTGAACTGACCCAGGCCGATCTCGAGATTGCGCGCGCGGAGGCCGAACTGGACGCCGCCCGCCAGGACCTGATCCTGCGGGTATCCGAGGCCTACTTCGATGTACTGGTTGCACAAGAGACACTGGCCTTTCGCGAGGCGGAGCTCGAGGCCATCGGCCGCCAGCTGGAACAGACCGAGCGCCGCTTCGAGGTGGGCCTGATCGCCAGCACCGACGTGAAAGAGGCCCAGGCCCAGCGCGACATCGCCGTGGCCGAACGCATCGCCGCGGAGAACCAGCTGGACGTGGCGCGCGAACAACTCGCGGTAATCACCAATACGTACTGGGACGAACTCGACGTGCTGCGCGAGGATGCCGAACTAACCCCGCCAGAACCGGCCGATGCCCAGGCATGGGTCGATATCGCGCTGGAAAATAACCTGGAGCTGGCTGCCCAGCGTCTGACCACCGAGACCGCCCGCGAGCAGATCCAGCGTCAGCGCGCCGAGGGCCAGCCAAGGCTGAACCTGAACGCCTCGGTCAGCGAAAACCGTTTCCACGGTATCGATGACGGCGGCGCTGGCGCGCAGGGCGTGGGGCCCCTGTTCAACGAAGGCACCGAGGCCCAGGTGGGCGTGCGCCTGGAGGTGCCGTTCTATACCGGCGGGCGCGTGAGCGCGCTGACCCGCCAGGCCCGCGAGGACTTCCAGGCCGCACAGGAAGGCCAGTCGCTCGTTGAACGCCGCACCACCCAGGACACGCGCAATGCCTATCTGTCGGTGATCGCGAACAGCTCGCGCGTGCGCGCCCTGGAGCAGGCACTGATCTCCACCCAGGCCGCCTTCGAGTCGGCCGAAGCCGGGTTCGAGGTCGGCACGCGTACCCAGGTCGACGTGCTGCTGGCCCTGCGCGAGGTGTTCCGCGCCGAGCGTGACTACGCCGAGGCCCGCTACGGCTTCCTGACCGACTCGCTGCGCCTGCAGCGCGCCGCCGGCCGCCTGAGCGTCGCGGACCTGGAGTCGATCAACCAGCTGCTGGAGCGATGA
- a CDS encoding isochorismatase family protein, with translation MTVDPHARCDRARSRLVLIDLQERLLAAMPDSERDAVERHTARLVEAARKLDIPIEVSRQYPKGLGEVTASLQQALDGHGTLTDKTAFSCCAEDDLHARLTGGDQIILTGAETHICVTQTALELLDAGVTVFVVEDAVCSRDATRKRNGLERLRAAGAIITNHESVLFEWLRDAADPQFRELSQLIR, from the coding sequence ATGACCGTCGATCCACACGCCCGCTGCGACCGTGCCCGTTCCCGCCTGGTCCTGATCGACCTGCAGGAGCGGCTGCTGGCCGCAATGCCGGACAGCGAACGCGATGCGGTGGAACGCCACACCGCACGGCTCGTCGAGGCCGCGCGCAAGCTGGACATCCCGATCGAGGTCTCGCGCCAGTATCCGAAGGGGCTGGGCGAGGTGACCGCGAGCCTGCAGCAGGCACTGGACGGACATGGCACGCTGACCGACAAGACGGCCTTCTCCTGCTGCGCGGAAGACGACCTCCACGCGCGCCTGACCGGCGGCGACCAGATCATCCTGACCGGCGCCGAGACACATATCTGCGTCACGCAGACGGCCCTGGAACTGCTGGACGCAGGTGTTACCGTGTTCGTGGTCGAGGATGCGGTCTGCTCGCGCGACGCCACGCGCAAGCGCAACGGACTGGAGCGACTGCGCGCGGCGGGCGCGATCATCACGAACCACGAATCGGTACTGTTCGAGTGGCTGCGCGACGCGGCCGACCCGCAGTTCCGCGAGCTCAGTCAACTGATCCGCTAA
- a CDS encoding homoserine O-succinyltransferase, whose protein sequence is MPLVAHSDLPTFARLKSEGETVLPSDFAQQQEIRALHIGLLNMMPDAALAATERQFFRLIGESNQIAQFYIHPFTLPQLKRGPKGRDHIKQYYEDFEDLKKDGLDALIITGANVTQPDLALEPFWEPLAEVVDWAWDNVTSTLCSCLATHAVLQARYGEHRVHMGEKLWGVFPHRVVDRGHPLVTGVNTRFDVPHSRYNDVSREQFERHGLRVLVESEQSGIHLGASPDGFRMVFFQGHPEYDSISLLKEYKREVVRYIQGERESYPPLPENYLLPQAAAILDEHREHVQVAVEHCTEIPALPEALLLDRLDNTWHDTALAVMNNWLGNVYQLTNLDRRKPFRDSVDPNDPLAGRR, encoded by the coding sequence ATGCCTCTCGTTGCCCACTCCGACCTGCCCACCTTCGCCCGCCTGAAGAGCGAGGGCGAGACCGTACTGCCCAGCGACTTCGCCCAGCAGCAGGAGATCCGCGCGCTGCACATCGGGCTGCTGAACATGATGCCGGACGCCGCCCTGGCGGCCACCGAGCGCCAGTTCTTCCGCCTGATTGGCGAGAGCAACCAGATCGCGCAGTTCTACATCCATCCCTTTACCCTGCCGCAACTCAAGCGCGGGCCGAAGGGGCGCGATCACATCAAGCAGTACTACGAGGACTTCGAGGATCTGAAGAAGGATGGCCTCGACGCGCTGATCATCACCGGGGCCAACGTGACCCAGCCCGATCTGGCGCTGGAGCCGTTCTGGGAGCCCCTGGCGGAGGTCGTCGACTGGGCCTGGGACAACGTGACCTCCACGCTGTGCTCCTGCCTTGCCACCCACGCCGTACTGCAGGCCCGCTACGGCGAGCATCGCGTGCACATGGGCGAGAAGCTGTGGGGCGTGTTCCCGCATCGCGTGGTGGACCGCGGCCACCCGCTGGTCACCGGCGTGAACACGCGTTTCGACGTGCCACACTCGCGCTACAACGACGTCTCGCGCGAGCAGTTCGAGCGCCACGGCCTGCGTGTACTGGTGGAGAGCGAGCAGTCCGGCATCCATCTGGGTGCATCACCGGATGGTTTCCGCATGGTCTTCTTCCAGGGGCATCCGGAGTACGACTCGATCAGCCTGCTCAAGGAGTACAAGCGCGAGGTCGTGCGCTACATCCAGGGCGAGCGCGAGAGCTATCCGCCCCTGCCGGAGAACTACCTGCTGCCGCAGGCGGCGGCGATCCTCGACGAGCACCGCGAGCATGTGCAGGTCGCGGTCGAGCACTGCACCGAGATCCCGGCACTGCCGGAGGCACTGCTGCTCGACCGCCTGGACAACACCTGGCACGACACCGCACTGGCGGTGATGAACAACTGGCTGGGCAACGTCTACCAGCTGACGAACCTCGACCGGCGCAAGCCGTTTCGCGACAGCGTCGACCCGAACGACCCGCTCGCCGGGCGGCGCTAA
- a CDS encoding MFS transporter encodes MAETDSEKLPRPILHLYETIAGEEDARVCKDIPEDACRAQPVNFFVHLVSNTLSKIGDELASARLVLAWLLGALGAPAAFAGFLVPIRESGSLLPQLFVAASIRRRAIRKGFWILGSVLSGLAVAGMAIVALTLEGAAAGWAILGLLTVFALARGINSVAAKDVLGKTIAKQRRGTVMGYAASLAGFFTLGLGVYLTLANLEDAGIGIFVALLAASAGAWWVAAATFTRLHEAPGSTEGGGNAITQALSSVRLLWTDRAFGHFVFTRALLMSTALALPFYVLLAEDATSGDLGTLGLLILASGLASAVSAPVWGRLSDRSSRWVLILSGLLAAGLGILVALGVWFAPVDTDSALVPGGVVYALLFFLLGVSHAGVRLGRKTYLVDMATEKTRAAFTAVSNTVIGALLLVGGLFGLLAQLAGTEVAIFVLALMSLAGAVSAWWMGEA; translated from the coding sequence ATGGCCGAGACTGATTCGGAAAAGCTGCCGCGTCCGATCCTGCACCTGTACGAGACCATCGCCGGGGAAGAGGACGCGCGCGTCTGCAAGGACATCCCGGAGGATGCCTGCCGCGCGCAGCCGGTCAATTTCTTCGTCCACCTGGTCTCCAACACGCTGAGCAAGATTGGCGACGAGCTGGCCTCGGCGCGGCTGGTGCTGGCCTGGCTGCTGGGGGCACTAGGCGCCCCGGCCGCGTTTGCCGGCTTCCTCGTCCCGATCCGCGAATCGGGGTCGCTGCTCCCGCAGCTGTTCGTCGCCGCCTCCATTCGCCGCCGCGCCATCCGCAAGGGGTTCTGGATCCTGGGCTCGGTCCTCTCCGGGCTGGCGGTCGCCGGCATGGCGATCGTCGCCCTGACCCTGGAGGGCGCGGCGGCGGGCTGGGCGATCCTCGGGCTGCTGACCGTGTTCGCGCTGGCGCGCGGGATCAATTCGGTGGCCGCGAAGGACGTGCTCGGCAAGACGATTGCCAAGCAGCGCCGCGGCACCGTGATGGGCTATGCCGCCTCGCTGGCCGGCTTCTTCACGCTGGGGCTGGGGGTCTATCTGACCCTGGCGAACCTCGAGGATGCCGGTATTGGCATATTCGTCGCCCTGTTGGCCGCCTCCGCCGGCGCCTGGTGGGTGGCGGCCGCGACCTTTACGCGCCTGCACGAGGCCCCGGGCTCCACCGAGGGCGGCGGCAACGCGATCACCCAGGCGCTGTCCTCGGTACGCCTGCTGTGGACCGACCGCGCGTTCGGGCACTTCGTGTTCACCCGCGCGCTGCTGATGAGCACGGCCCTGGCGCTGCCGTTCTATGTGCTGCTGGCCGAAGATGCGACCTCGGGGGATCTGGGCACGCTGGGGCTGCTGATCCTGGCCAGCGGGCTGGCCTCGGCGGTCAGCGCCCCGGTCTGGGGACGCCTGTCCGATCGTTCCTCCCGCTGGGTACTGATTCTCTCGGGCCTGCTGGCCGCAGGGCTCGGCATCCTGGTCGCCCTGGGTGTCTGGTTCGCGCCGGTGGATACCGACTCGGCGCTGGTGCCGGGCGGGGTCGTCTACGCGCTGCTGTTCTTCCTGCTGGGGGTCAGCCATGCCGGCGTGCGGCTGGGGCGCAAGACCTATCTGGTGGACATGGCCACCGAGAAGACCCGCGCCGCGTTCACCGCCGTCAGCAATACCGTGATCGGCGCGCTGCTGCTCGTGGGCGGGCTGTTCGGGCTGCTGGCCCAGCTCGCGGGCACCGAGGTCGCGATTTTCGTGCTCGCCCTGATGAGCCTGGCCGGCGCGGTCAGCGCCTGGTGGATGGGCGAGGCCTGA
- the trmB gene encoding tRNA (guanosine(46)-N7)-methyltransferase TrmB yields the protein MSESADSASEDKPFYRRIRSFVRREGRLTPGQQRALDELLPRFGLALPEPAAPLDLAAVFGREAPVTLEIGFGDGESLAEQAAQNPGRDYIGTEVHRPGVGHLLREVEQRGLTNVRVSDHDAVELLEHYIAPAALDGVQVYFPDPWHKKRHHKRRLIQPPFVRLLASRMRPGGRLHLATDWAEYAEHMMAVLEECAPWFEPDGPVPAPGRPPERPVTKFERRGERRGHAVADLLYRRTDAEA from the coding sequence ATGAGTGAGTCTGCTGATTCTGCCTCCGAGGACAAGCCCTTTTACCGGCGTATCCGCAGTTTCGTGCGCCGCGAGGGGCGGCTGACGCCGGGCCAGCAGCGTGCGCTGGACGAGCTGTTGCCGCGCTTCGGGCTCGCGCTGCCGGAGCCCGCGGCACCGCTGGACCTGGCGGCCGTCTTCGGCCGCGAAGCGCCGGTCACGCTGGAGATCGGCTTTGGCGACGGCGAGAGCCTGGCCGAGCAGGCCGCGCAGAACCCGGGGCGCGATTACATCGGCACCGAGGTTCATCGCCCGGGCGTGGGTCACCTGCTGCGCGAGGTGGAGCAGCGCGGTCTGACCAACGTGCGCGTCTCCGACCACGACGCCGTGGAACTGCTGGAGCACTACATCGCGCCGGCGGCCCTGGACGGGGTTCAGGTGTATTTCCCCGATCCCTGGCACAAGAAGCGCCACCACAAGCGCCGCTTGATCCAGCCACCGTTCGTGCGCCTGCTGGCCTCGCGTATGCGCCCGGGCGGGCGGCTGCACCTGGCGACCGACTGGGCCGAATACGCCGAGCACATGATGGCGGTACTGGAAGAGTGCGCGCCGTGGTTTGAACCGGATGGCCCGGTGCCGGCCCCGGGGCGGCCGCCGGAACGCCCGGTGACCAAGTTCGAGCGGCGCGGCGAGCGGCGCGGCCACGCGGTGGCCGATCTCCTCTACAGGCGCACCGACGCCGAGGCCTGA
- a CDS encoding thiazole synthase translates to MTESAAASADDLFRVGSREFTSRLLVGTGKYRDLDQTRDAIEASGAEIVTVAIRRTNIGQNPDEPNLLDVISPERYTLLPNTAGCFTADDAIRTCRLARELLDGHNLVKLEVLGDEKTLYPDVFETVKAAETLVAEGFDVMVYTTDDPLLAKRLEEIGCLAIMPLAAPIGSGLGIQNRYNIREIVENANVPVLVDAGVGTASDAAIAMELGCDGVLMNTAIAAAEDPVMMASAMRHAIIAGRQAYRAGRMAPRRYASASSPQTGLFFS, encoded by the coding sequence ATGACCGAATCGGCCGCCGCGTCTGCCGACGACCTCTTCCGCGTGGGTTCACGCGAGTTCACCTCCCGTCTGCTGGTGGGCACAGGCAAGTACCGCGATCTCGATCAGACCCGTGATGCCATTGAGGCCAGCGGGGCGGAGATCGTCACGGTCGCGATCCGCCGCACCAACATCGGCCAGAACCCGGACGAGCCCAACCTGCTGGACGTGATCTCGCCGGAGCGCTACACGCTGCTGCCGAACACGGCCGGCTGCTTTACCGCCGATGACGCGATCCGTACCTGCCGCCTGGCGCGCGAGCTGCTGGACGGGCACAACCTGGTGAAGCTGGAGGTCCTGGGCGACGAGAAGACCTTGTACCCGGATGTCTTCGAGACCGTGAAGGCCGCCGAGACCCTGGTCGCCGAGGGCTTCGACGTGATGGTCTACACCACCGACGATCCGCTGCTGGCGAAGCGCCTGGAAGAGATCGGCTGTCTGGCGATCATGCCGCTGGCCGCCCCGATCGGCTCCGGGCTGGGTATCCAGAACCGCTACAACATCCGCGAGATCGTCGAAAACGCCAACGTTCCGGTGCTGGTCGATGCCGGTGTCGGCACGGCCTCGGATGCCGCAATCGCGATGGAGCTGGGCTGCGACGGGGTGCTGATGAATACCGCCATCGCGGCTGCCGAGGACCCGGTGATGATGGCCTCGGCCATGCGTCACGCGATCATCGCCGGGCGTCAGGCCTACCGTGCCGGGCGCATGGCGCCGCGCCGCTACGCCTCGGCCTCCTCGCCGCAGACCGGCCTGTTCTTCAGCTGA
- the thiS gene encoding sulfur carrier protein ThiS produces the protein MQIQLNGEPFELPEDGEATLAALIEARGLGGRRLAVEVNEELVPRSEHAAHPLHPGDRVEIVQAIGGG, from the coding sequence ATGCAGATTCAGCTGAACGGCGAACCCTTCGAACTCCCCGAAGATGGCGAGGCCACCCTGGCTGCGCTGATCGAGGCGCGTGGCCTGGGCGGTCGCCGCCTGGCAGTGGAGGTCAACGAGGAGCTGGTACCGCGCAGCGAGCACGCCGCGCACCCGTTGCATCCCGGCGATCGCGTGGAGATCGTGCAGGCGATTGGGGGCGGTTGA